A DNA window from Arachis hypogaea cultivar Tifrunner chromosome 18, arahy.Tifrunner.gnm2.J5K5, whole genome shotgun sequence contains the following coding sequences:
- the LOC112770560 gene encoding uncharacterized protein, translating into MKDKYKKGKKKVQDGKREHPTGEDSGQTKKGAAGEAGLGSAAGPSDGGGGGNRPGVDNAGRYYVSEVPTEPEKIMFEYESEELHTPMGSDDEGEGHKFPEFDDDYAHGQGRFELEMRFASVERFKDVVKDSFIAEGREVKWIKNDRERVRVGCRDEECNFLVHLSYNKTLQCYQIKTYQPEHSCARDLGSNAADQHWISRKIVKRMATHPHMTTREATEFLREDFSLAPHPKMVYRAVVEARDKIMENEKEQYNRTRDYCEQILSSNPGSTARLELMTIPEALPVFDKIYICLDACKRGFKEGCRPLLHLDGCFLKTYYMGWLLSAVAQDANNQFYVVAYGVVRAETKDAWKWFLTNLQADIGDDANHGWNFISDQQKGLLPALKEVMPKARHRNCVMHMWKNFVNRFKDLYIREVFWECARCTTVAEFKDCMERLKAVNQGAWEYLSKFEPETWVKAYFLHGPKVDNLTNNMCEVFNAKIVNYRCKPILTMCEEIRCYLMRRMVNHKRVLENHPGKLAPVQQKRMEKLLTLSTKWVAEWVGDNERKRFEVSRKGIKVDVDLIRYTCSCNR; encoded by the exons ATGAAGGATAAGTATAAGAAGGGTAAGAAGAAGGTGCAAGATGGTAAAAGGGAGCATCCAACTGGAGAAGATAGCGGTCAGACTAAAAAGGGGGCAGCTGGTGAAGCTGGTTTAGGGTCTGCTGCTGGGCCTAGTGATGGAGGAGGTGGTGGTAATAGGCCTGGAGTGGATAATGCAGGGAGATACTATGTAAGTGAAGTCCCCACAGAGCCTGAGAAAATCATGTTTGAGTACGAGTCGGAGGAATTGCACACACCTATGGGATCCGATGATGAAGGTGAAGGCCACAAGTTTCCAGAGTTTGACGATGACTATGCTCATGGTCAAGGCAGATTTGAGTTAGAGATGAGGTTTGCAAGTGTTGAACGGTTTAAAGATGTGGTGAAGGACTCATTCATTGCTGAAGGTAGGGAGGTTAAGTGGATCAAGAATGATAGGGAGAGAGTGAGAGTGGGCTGCAGGGATGAAGAATGCAATTTCTTGGTTCATCTTTCTTACAACAAAACTCTGCAATGTTACCAAATTAAGACCTACCAACCAGAGCATAGTTGTGCAAGGGATTTAGGGAGTAACGCAGCAGACCAGCATTGGATCAGCAGGAAAATTGTGAAGAGGATGGCTACCCACCCACACATGACTACTAGGGAGGCAACTGAATTCCTAAGGGAGGATTTTTCTCTTGCTCCCCATCCTAAAATGGTGTATAGAGCAGTGGTTGAGGCCAGGGATAAGATTATGGAAAACGAGAAGGAACAATACAATAGGACAAGGGATTATTGTGAGCAGATTTTAAGTTCTAATCCAGGATCTACTGCAAGGTTGGAACTTATGACAATTCCAGAAGCTCTCCCTGTTTTCGACAAGATATACATATGCTTAGATGCCTGTAAGCGAGGGTTCAAGGAAGGGTGTAGGCCTTTGCTGCACCTGGATGGATGCTTTCTCAAGACATACTACATGGGGTGGCTTCTATCAGCAGTTGCCCAAGACGCAAACAACCAATTTTATGTGGTTGCATATGGGGTTGTGAGGGCTGAGACGAAGGATGCCTGGAAATGGTTCCTGACTAACCTTCAGGCAGACATAGGAGACGACGCAAACCATGGCTGGAACTTCATTTCAGATCAGCAAAAG GGTTTACTCCCTGCCTTAAAGGAAGTCATGCCAAAAGCCAGGCACAGGAACTGCGTGATGCACATGTGGAAGAACTTCGTTAATAGATTCAAAGATCTATACATAAGAGAGGTTTTCTGGGAGTGTGCCAGATGCACAACAGTTGCAGAGTTCAAAGACTGTATGGAAAGGCTGAAGGCAGTGAATCAGGGGGCTTGGGAATACCTCTCCAAGTTTGAGCCAGAGACATGGGTCAAGGCTTATTTTTTGCATGGGCCGAAAGTTGATAACCTCACCAACAACATGTGTGAGGTGTTCAATGCCAAAATCGTTAACTATCGCTGTAAGCCAATCCTCACTATGTGTGAAGAGATCAGGTGTTACCTGATGAGAAGGATGGTAAACCACAAGCGGGTGTTGGAAAATCACCCTGGTAAACTAGCACCAGTGCAGCAAAAACGGATGGAAAAATTACTTACTCTTAGCACAAAGTGGGTGGCAGAGTGGGTTGGagataatgaaagaaaaaggTTTGAGGTGAGCCGCAAAGGAATCAAGGTTGATGTGGACCTGATTAGATACACATGCTCCTGCAATCGATAG